The Candidatus Caldatribacterium sp. genome includes a window with the following:
- a CDS encoding formate--tetrahydrofolate ligase, which translates to MLSDLEIAQRAQLRPIVEIAKDLGLDEDDIELYGKYKAKVSLKVLEKFRDRPLGKYIDVTAITPTPLGEGKTVTTIGLSMALNKIGKKSIVCIRQPSLGPVFGIKGGAAGGGYSQVVPMEDFNLHLTGDTHAVAIAHNLLAAFIDNHLHHGNALRIDPFTISWPRVVDVSDRALRKIIIGLGGKENGVPRESGFDIAVASEVMAILALTTGLRDLRERLGRIVIGYNVEKKPVTAEDLKCAGAMTVLLKDAIKPNLLQTLENTPCFVHTGPFANIAHGNSSILADQIALRLSEYVVTESGFGADCGMEKFMNIKCRYSGLAPDCVVMVCSIRALKMHSGKYKVVPGKPLDPALALEDVAAVEKGAENLVKQIENALLFGVPVVVAINLFSTDTDREIRAVEKIALDSGAYACAVSEVWAKGGEGGRELAEAVVRACEEPKNFRFLYPLDIPIKEKIEIIATKVYGADGVV; encoded by the coding sequence ATGCTCTCAGACCTTGAGATTGCCCAGAGGGCGCAGCTGCGGCCCATCGTTGAAATCGCAAAGGACCTCGGTCTTGATGAAGACGATATCGAGCTCTACGGGAAGTACAAAGCCAAGGTATCCCTTAAGGTTCTTGAGAAGTTCAGGGATCGTCCCTTAGGGAAGTACATCGATGTGACGGCCATAACACCCACGCCCCTTGGGGAAGGGAAGACCGTCACCACCATAGGTCTCTCCATGGCCCTCAATAAAATAGGGAAGAAAAGCATCGTCTGCATTCGCCAGCCGTCCCTGGGTCCTGTTTTCGGCATCAAGGGAGGCGCGGCGGGGGGCGGTTACTCCCAGGTCGTTCCCATGGAGGATTTCAACCTCCACCTCACCGGTGACACCCACGCGGTGGCGATAGCCCACAACCTCCTTGCAGCCTTCATCGACAACCATCTCCACCACGGAAATGCCCTGCGCATCGACCCTTTCACCATAAGCTGGCCAAGAGTTGTCGATGTGAGTGACCGGGCGCTGCGGAAAATCATCATTGGCCTCGGAGGAAAAGAGAATGGTGTCCCCCGGGAATCGGGCTTTGATATTGCCGTGGCTTCTGAAGTCATGGCCATTCTTGCCCTCACCACAGGCCTTCGGGATTTGCGAGAACGCTTGGGGCGGATTGTCATCGGGTACAATGTGGAGAAAAAGCCGGTGACGGCAGAGGACCTGAAGTGTGCCGGTGCGATGACTGTGCTCCTCAAGGATGCTATAAAACCAAACCTCCTCCAGACCCTTGAAAATACTCCGTGCTTTGTGCACACTGGGCCTTTTGCCAACATCGCCCATGGGAATAGCTCTATTCTTGCCGATCAGATTGCCCTCCGCCTGAGCGAGTACGTGGTCACCGAGAGTGGCTTTGGTGCCGACTGTGGCATGGAGAAGTTCATGAACATCAAGTGCCGCTACAGTGGCCTTGCTCCCGACTGTGTGGTCATGGTGTGCTCAATTCGGGCGCTCAAAATGCACAGCGGCAAGTACAAGGTAGTGCCTGGGAAGCCCTTAGACCCTGCCCTTGCGCTTGAGGATGTTGCCGCGGTGGAGAAAGGAGCCGAGAACCTCGTCAAGCAAATCGAGAATGCCCTTCTCTTTGGGGTTCCGGTTGTGGTGGCCATCAATCTCTTCAGCACCGATACCGACCGGGAGATACGGGCAGTTGAGAAAATCGCCCTCGACAGTGGTGCCTACGCCTGTGCGGTTTCTGAGGTATGGGCAAAAGGCGGAGAGGGGGGTAGAGAACTCGCGGAAGCCGTGGTGCGGGCCTGCGAAGAGCCAAAAAACTTTCGCTTCCTGTACCCTCTTGATATCCCCATAAAGGAGAAAATCGAAATCATCGCCACAAAGGTGTACGGGGCCGATGGAGTGGT
- a CDS encoding corrinoid protein, with protein MAEILDQIARELFAGNAKAVAELVEKALNEGFSPQEVLNNGLIKGMNEVGVKFKANEIYVPEVLIAARAMKAGMEILRPKLVETGVEPVAKMVIGTVKGDLHDIGKNLVAMMMEGAGFQVIDLGIDVPAEKFIQAVREHKPQLVGMSALLTTTMIQIRENIKAFKEAGIRDQVKIMVGGAPVTQKFADEVGADGYAPDAASAVDKAKELLGLN; from the coding sequence ATGGCGGAGATTCTGGATCAGATTGCCCGGGAACTCTTTGCGGGGAATGCAAAGGCGGTTGCAGAACTTGTGGAAAAAGCTCTGAACGAAGGTTTTTCACCCCAGGAAGTCCTCAACAACGGCCTCATTAAGGGTATGAACGAAGTGGGGGTCAAGTTCAAGGCCAACGAAATCTACGTTCCCGAGGTCCTCATTGCCGCCCGAGCGATGAAGGCCGGAATGGAGATTTTACGACCCAAGCTCGTTGAAACCGGAGTTGAGCCGGTGGCCAAGATGGTCATCGGAACCGTAAAGGGAGACCTCCACGACATCGGGAAAAACCTCGTAGCCATGATGATGGAAGGGGCAGGATTCCAGGTTATCGACCTTGGGATTGATGTCCCCGCGGAGAAGTTCATCCAGGCAGTGCGGGAACATAAGCCCCAGCTTGTGGGAATGTCTGCGCTTCTCACCACCACCATGATTCAGATTCGAGAGAACATCAAAGCTTTCAAAGAGGCTGGTATCCGGGACCAGGTGAAGATCATGGTGGGTGGAGCTCCGGTGACCCAAAAGTTTGCTGACGAAGTGGGAGCCGATGGGTACGCTCCCGATGCGGCTTCAGCGGTGGATAAGGCAAAAGAACTCCTTGGGTTGAACTGA